The genomic segment CCGTCGGTGCGGGGTCGCCGTCGGTACTTGGTCGCCGTCGGTACGGGGTCGACCTCGACCCGCAGCGTCGCGGGCCAGTCTAGGTGCCGGAAAAGCGTGGCTTGCCGGATTACCCGAACGGGACCGCCCGGCCGGTCACGGCGCGGCAGCCTCGGTCAGCCGGCCGGCGGCCAGGTGCAGGCCGCGGGTCACGCCGATCTCGGCCAGGAACCGTTCGTCGTGGCTGACCACGACGAACGCGCCGCGATAGGCGTTCAACGCGCTCACCAGCTGGCCGACGCTGACCAGGTCCAGGTTGTTGGTCGGCTCGTCCAGCAGCAGCAGGTGCGGTGCCGGCTCGGCGTAGAGCACGCAGGCCAGCGTCGCGCGCAACCGCTCGCCACCGGACAGCGCACCGACCGGCAACTGTGCCCGCGCACCGCGGAACAGGAAGCGGGCCAGCAGGTTCATCCGCCGGTCCGGCGGCAGCTCGGGTGCGAACCGGGTCAGGTTGTCCAGCACCGAGGCGTCCTCGTCCAGCAGGTCGAGCCGCTGCGACAGGTACGCCACCCGCCCGTCGGCGCGGCGCACCAGCGGCGGCGGTACGGCCCGCCGGTCGTCGCCCGGAGCGTCGCCCGGCCCGCCCGAAGCGTCGCCCGGCCCGCCCCGGTCCTCGCCCGCCGCGTCCAGGGTGACGCCCGGCGCATCCGGGCCGGCGCTCGACCTGTCCGGGGCATCCGGGCCGGCGCTCGACCTGTCCGGGGCATCCGGGCCGGCGCTCGACCTGTCCGGGGCGGCGGCCGGCGATCGGGCTCCGGGCGCCGTGCCGGACGGTTCGAGGTCGCCGCCGATCAGCCGCAGCAGCGTCGTCTTGCCGGTACCGTTGGCGCCGGTCAGCGCGATCCGCTCGGGTCCCCGTACGGTCAGGTCCAGGCCCGGCGCGGCGAACAGCTCCCGCCCCGCATGGCATACCTGCAGCCGCTCACCGGTGAACACGGTGCGGCCCGCCGGGACCGCGGTGTCCGGCAGTTCCAGGGCGATCCGGATGTCGTCGCGCACCGCCCGGCCGGCCTCGTCCAGCTTGGCCCGCGCCTCGCCCAGCCGGGCCGCGTGCGTCTCGTTCGCCTTGCCGGCCGACTCCTGCGCGTGCCGTTGCAGGCCGCCGGCGACGATCCGGGCCAGGCCGGCGTCCTTGCGGTGCCGGCTGGCGTTCCCGGCCCGCCGCGCGGCCCGCTCGCGGGCCTGTTGCAGCTCCCGCTTCTCCCGCTTGACCTCCTGTGCCGCGCTGCGCACCGCCCGCTGCGCCGCCTCCTGCTCGGCCGCGACCGCCTGCTCGTAGTCGGTGAAGTTGCCACCGTACGAACGGATCTCGCCGGCGGACAGCTCCGCGATGCGGTCCATCCGGTCCAGCAGCGCGCGGTCGTGGCTGACCACCAGCAGGCAACCCCGCCACCCGGCCAGTACGTCGTGCAGCCGGTGCCGCGCGTCCGCGTCCAGGTTGTTCGTCGGCTCGTCGAGCAGCAGCACGTCCGGGCGCTTCAGCAGCTGCGCGGCCAGGCCGAGCGACACCACCTGGCCACCGGACAGGCTGGCCAGCGGCCGATCCAGCGCCACGTCACCGAGGCCCAACCGGTCCAGCTCCACGGCGGTACGTTCCGCCACGTCCCAGTCGTTGCCGATGGTGGCGAAATGTTCCTCGCTGGCGTCGCCGGACTCCACCGCGGCCAGCGCTGCGAGCACCGGCGCGACGCCCAGCACCTCGGCGACGGTCGCGCCGGAGCGCAGCGGCAGGTTCTGCGGCAGGTAGCCCAGCACGCCGGAGACGGTCACGGTGCCGCCGGACGGGGTGAGTTCCCCGGCGATCAACCGCAACAACGTGCTCTTGCCCGCGCCGTTGGGCGCGACCAGGCCGGTGCGGCCGGCGCCGAACGACCAGGACAGGTCGTCGAACACGACGGTGCCGTCGGGCCAGGAAAAGTGCAGCCGGGTAGCGACGACGGAAGAATCGAACATGCGGAATCCTTGGGGTGCAAGGCATCCGGTCGCAGCGGCGCCGGATGTCGCGGGAACGGGACGACGAGGGACCGAACCGCGGTGGCCGAGCCTGCCGCCGGTCGATCACGTCCGGGACTCACCCGGAGATGTCGTCGTCACCCGCCATGTCTGCGCTCCCCATCGGGCCCGGGCTCCGACCGCCCGCGGCACACAGCGGTCAACTGTAACAGCGTCCCGCCCGGCCGCCACCGTAATCCGGATCTCGGTGGCCCGGCGAGCGCTGCGGCACGGTTCCGGACGCCACCCGACCGCGCACCGGACCATCAGGAACCGGATCGCCCGGCCGGCACGGAACCGGAACGCGGCGACCGACCGGCACGGAACCGGAACGCCACGACCGACCGCCGTGGAAACGGAACGCGGCGCCCGACCGCCGTGGAAACGGCCCCGGCGCTGCGCCGGGGCCGTCCGCCTGCCCCGCGCCGCCCGCGCCGCTGCGCGTCAGCCGCGAGGCTCCAGGCGCCACCTCGTACCGCCGGCGCGGGAACGCCGGAGCTGGGCCGGCCGTCGGTGGAGCACCGGCCGGCACGCGCACCGCACCCCCGCGGCAGGCACCACCGGATGCCGGAACGGGCACCGTGCCCGGTGGGGCGGTGCAGGCCCTCACCGTAACCCAGCGTGGCGCCCGTCGCGTCGGTCGTTCGGCCCGGCCCGCGGGGTCGGCCGGCAGGGCTGGCCGTCCGGGCTTGCCGTCCAGGCTCGCCGTCCAGGCTGGCCGTCCAGGCTGGCCGTCCGGGGGTGGCCGTCCGGGGTGGCCCGCGCCACTCGGCGTCACACGCTGCCCGGCCGCCTCGTCCATGCCAGGTGTCGACGCGAACCGTCGACCCGGCGGCCGAGCGGCCCCGGCAGACCGCGGTCCGCGACGGCGGTCCGGCAGACGAAGGGGATGGTCACCATGCGGCTCTGCGTGTTCGGCGCCAACGGGCCGACCGGCCGGCTGGTCACCGGCCAGGCGCTCGGCGAGGGGCACCACGTCACCGCGTTCACCCGGCACCCGGACGAGTTCCCGATCGAGCACCCGCGGCTGGTGGTCGCGGCCGGCGACGTGGCCGACCAGGACGCGGTCACCGACGCCGTCGCCGGCCAGGACGCGGTGCTGTCGGTACTGGGCGTGCCGTACAGCAAGGATCCGATCACCGTCTACTCGGTCGGTGCGGAACACGTCACCGCGGCGATGCACCGTACCGGGGTGGAGCGGCTGGTGGCGGTCACCTCCAGCGCGGTGGAGCCGAACCCGAACCGGATCGGCGGCTTCCTGTTCGAACGGGTGCTCCAGCCGTACGTGGTGAACCGGCTCGGCAAGACGCTCTACGACGACATGCGCCGGTGCGAGGCGATCATCCGGGCCAGCGGCCTGGACTGGACCCTGGTCCGGCCGTCCGGCCTGTTCGCCGCCGCCGAGGTCAGCCGGTACTCGGTGGTGCCCGGGCACGGTGTCGGCAGGTTCACCGCCCGCATCGACCTCGCCGACTGCCTGCTGCGCGAACTCGGCGAGAACGGCCACCACCGGCAGGCGGTCGCGGTCCTGACCACCGAGGGCAGCCCGAGCCTGGCATCGATGATGTGGCGCGAGGCGGTCGGCAGCAAGCACTGACCGCCGCCGGGGCCGAGGCAGGCGGGCCGGCCCCGGCCCCGGCGGCAGACCGCGGTCCGCCCGATCGGCCGCGCCGGGCCGTCCGCCCGCACGGCCGCCGACGCCTCGGGCTGTCCGCCGCACGGCGGTGCGCGCTCCGGCCGTTCGGCGCACGGCCGGCGAGCGCTCAGGCCGGGAACAGCGGCAACGCGATCGCGTGCAGGTGGCGGATCCGGCCGGCCCGCTCGTCGAGCCGGATCACCGCGACCACGGCGTCCCCGCGCCGGGCCAGCACCCCGGCGTGGCCCTCCAGCGCGAACGGTGCGAGCGTCACCCCGGCCGCCGGGCCGAAGAACGCGATCGCCCGCTCGGCCACCGCCGGTACCCCGTGCGTCTCCGCCGGCGCGCCGAGGCCGAGCACGATCGCCAGCCCGTCGGCGGCCGGATCCAGCAGCCCGACCAGCGCACCGACGTCGCCACCGGCGCAGGCGGCGATGAACCGGTCGGCCAGCGCGGCGCTCTCCGCCGGTACCGGCGCGGCCCGCCGGGCCGGTTCGGGGGCGCCGAGCGAGAGCCGGGCCCGCCGGGCCAGCTGCCGGCAGGCTCCTGGGGTGCGGCCGACCAGCTCGGCGACCGCGTCGAACGGGAAACCGAACACGTCGTGCAGCACGAACGAGGTGCGCTCCGCCGGCGACAGCCGGTCCAGCAGCACCGTCAGCGCCCGCCGTACCTCGTCGTCGAGGGTGAGGCGGTCGGCCGGGTCGGCGCCGAGCGGATCGGCGCCGGCCGCCGGCGCCGCCTCCGGCGGGGTCGCGGTGGCCGTCGTCCGGCGGGTCTCGGCGGCCCGCAGCCGGTCCAGGCACAGCCGCCGGGTGACCACGATCAGCCAGCCGCGCAGGTCGTCGATCCGGGCCGGGCCGACCTCGGCGAGCCGGGCGAACGCCTCCTGCACCACGTCCTCGGCGTCGACCGACCGCCCCAGCATGCCGGCCGCCACCGCGAGCAGGTACGGCCGGTCCGCCTGCCACGCCGCCCGGATCCGCGTCTCGTCGCTCATCGCGTACCACCCCCGCCCGCCTGGACGAATCATCGCCCGCGAACGTGACACGACGCGGGCGGAACGGGTGCCCCGGCACCGCCGGTTGCCGGTGGCGAACGGTGTCGCCGGCGCGGGCCGACCGGCCACCGCACCGGCCGCGGCCCGCCCGTCCCCGCAACGCGCGCGCCGCGGGGGCACCCGAACCGGGTACCCCCGCGGCGTTTGCGACGACCGGGTCAGATCTTCGGTAGCACGAAGTCCACGGTCGTGGTGGCGCCGGCGCCGACCCGCGCCACCTTCATCTTGGGCTGCCGGCCGGCCATCGCGGCGATCACCTCCAGCGGGTTGAACCCCTTGTTCAGCCACAGCTGGTAGTGCCCGCTGCCGTCGGTCGCGAGGGTGAACGACTGCGGCCCGCAGGTACCGGTGCCCCGGTCGTACATCGTGCACACCTGGACGGTGGCGCCGGCCAGCGGCGCACCGTTCTCGTCCGACACGGTGCCGGTGATCTTGCCCCACCGCTTCGGCGGCGTCACGTGCATCGTGACCGACACCGGCGACGACGCGTACGGCGTGTCGGTGGCGACGTCGACCAGCCCCAGGTAGTCACCGGGCTGGGCGACCGCCGAGGAGTCCAGGCTCACCGGTACCGTCACCGACGCGCCGGCCGCCACCTCGAACGAGACGGTGCCCTCGGCCAGCCAGGGCAGATCCGCGTCGCCGTTGCAACTACCGTAGCCGGGCAGCTGCTGCACGAACGCGGTGCTGCCGAACGAGCCGGCGGACCCGCCGACCTGGTACAGGCCGCACGCGCCGCCACCGCGGTACTGGGCGTTGTTCGCGCTCGGCAGCGCCACCCACCGGTCCTGCTGCGGGTCGTACTCCAGCGCCTGGTTGCTGACGCCCTTGCCGTCGACCACGCCGCCGACGATCTGCACGCCGCCGTTGGCGGCCGCCGCCGAGGCGCCCCACACCGTGCCGGGCAGGTCGGCCCGCCGCGTCCAGCCGCTCGCCCCGGGCGAGTAGCTGTACGTCCGCGCCGACGGTGTGCTCGCCGACGCGTCGATGCCGCCGGCGCACACCAGCTCGGCGGACGCCGCACCGCACGACCCGTACGCGATCGGGGTCGGGTAGTCCGGCGCCGCCGTCCAGGCGTCGCTGCTCGGGTCGTAGCTGACCACCGACGTCGAGGACGGCGCGCACGAGCTGGTGGTGCAGCCACCGATCACGTACAGCCGGCCGCCGAGCACCGCCACCCCGGCCATCGCGGCGCCGCTGGGCATGTCCGCGACGCGGGACCAGGTGTCGCTGCCCGGGTCGTACCCGTAGGCGTGCGTGCTGGCCTGCGTGCCGCCGGTCCAGCCGCCCGCCACGTACAGGGTGCCGCCGACGAACGCGGCGACCGGGCCGTTGAGCGCCTCGGGCAGATCGGCCAGCGCACTCCACGACTGCGTCGCCGGGTCGTACACGTTCGCCGAGGCCAGGCTGGACGAGCCGGTGGTGCCGCCGACCACGTACACCTTGCCGTCGTGGTAGGCGACCGCGTCGTCCATCAGCGCGGTCGGGTAGTCGGCCACGTCCTGCCAGCCGTCCGCCGCGGCGCCCTGCCGCAGCGCCACCCGATGCCCGTCGACCGTCGCCGACTTCGCCGCCTTGCCGGCCGGCTGCGCGGCGAGGCTGGTGGCGGTCCTGACCGTCCGGGTCACCGCGCCGGGCGTGCTGTCCTGCTGCGGCGCGCCCAGCGGGGTGAACCCGCCGTCCTCCTCCGCCAGCCGGACGTGCAGCGGCGCCGTCCCGTCGTTGTGGAACGTCACCTGGCGGGTCGCGGTCGCGCCCAGCGTCTCGGTGGCCGACACGCTCGACTTGTCGACTGCCAGGTGCCCGGCACCGAGTTTCCAGTTGCGGTGCACCACCGCGTCGGCGACCGGGGTGGCCGACGCGTGCCGCGTCGAGTACCGGGCGTCGGTCACGGTGAAGGCGGTGTCCCCGGTGTGCGAGCTGAACAGCCAGTAGTACCCGTCCGGTACCGCGGGGTCGTCCGGCGTCGCCTCGGTCACCCCGAACCGGGTGGCGTCCGCGTCGCTGCGGACCGTCGCACCGACCAGCGGGTCGCCGGTGTTGCCGTCCCGCACCACGCCGGCGACCAGGCCACCGGGCGTCGGCGCGCAGGTACGGGTGCCGATCAGCACGTTGTCCAGCTCCCAGCGCCGGCTCCAGCTCCCGGTGAAGTGGAACCGGACCCGCACCTTCGACTTGCCGGCGGCCTGCGGGATCGGGATGTCGAGCCGGTTGCCCAACCCGCCGGACATCGTCTGCACCGTCGACCAGGTCGCGCCGTCGTCGGTGCTCAGGTCGACGGTGCCGACCTGGTCGGGGAATCCGATGTAGACGGTGTCGAAGCCGATCTCCGGGTTGGCCGCGCCGGACAGGTCGACGGCCGGCGACACCAGCGAGCTGTCCTGGCTGCCGTTCTCGCCGAACCAGTTCGAGTCGATGTCCGCGAACGACGCGTCACCGGCCGGCGGGGCCCAGCCGCCCGGGTTGTCGAACCGCCACGTCTGCCCGGTACCCGCGGCGTCGGTGACGGTCCAGCCGTCCTGCGGGGTGCCCCCGGTCCAGCCGGTGAACCCGGTGGTGCTGCCGGTGGTCGCCCAGTCGTAGCCGACCGCCGTGCACTGCGCGGTGTCGACCGGCAGCGCGACGTCCTGCCCGCTGCCTTCGGTCAGCGCGCCGGCGTCCTTCGGCGACGCGGCGGCGGTACCGCCGGTCAGGTCGACGGTGCGGTTCTGGTCGACGTAGTCGGGCAGTTCCACCGAACTCACGTGCATCCGGTAGGTGGCGCCGTGCGGCAGCTCGACGGAGTACCGACCGGTGTACGGGTTGGTGTAGACGGCG from the Actinocatenispora thailandica genome contains:
- a CDS encoding ATP-binding cassette domain-containing protein; translated protein: MFDSSVVATRLHFSWPDGTVVFDDLSWSFGAGRTGLVAPNGAGKSTLLRLIAGELTPSGGTVTVSGVLGYLPQNLPLRSGATVAEVLGVAPVLAALAAVESGDASEEHFATIGNDWDVAERTAVELDRLGLGDVALDRPLASLSGGQVVSLGLAAQLLKRPDVLLLDEPTNNLDADARHRLHDVLAGWRGCLLVVSHDRALLDRMDRIAELSAGEIRSYGGNFTDYEQAVAAEQEAAQRAVRSAAQEVKREKRELQQARERAARRAGNASRHRKDAGLARIVAGGLQRHAQESAGKANETHAARLGEARAKLDEAGRAVRDDIRIALELPDTAVPAGRTVFTGERLQVCHAGRELFAAPGLDLTVRGPERIALTGANGTGKTTLLRLIGGDLEPSGTAPGARSPAAAPDRSSAGPDAPDRSSAGPDAPDRSSAGPDAPGVTLDAAGEDRGGPGDASGGPGDAPGDDRRAVPPPLVRRADGRVAYLSQRLDLLDEDASVLDNLTRFAPELPPDRRMNLLARFLFRGARAQLPVGALSGGERLRATLACVLYAEPAPHLLLLDEPTNNLDLVSVGQLVSALNAYRGAFVVVSHDERFLAEIGVTRGLHLAAGRLTEAAAP
- a CDS encoding NAD(P)-dependent oxidoreductase; this encodes MVTMRLCVFGANGPTGRLVTGQALGEGHHVTAFTRHPDEFPIEHPRLVVAAGDVADQDAVTDAVAGQDAVLSVLGVPYSKDPITVYSVGAEHVTAAMHRTGVERLVAVTSSAVEPNPNRIGGFLFERVLQPYVVNRLGKTLYDDMRRCEAIIRASGLDWTLVRPSGLFAAAEVSRYSVVPGHGVGRFTARIDLADCLLRELGENGHHRQAVAVLTTEGSPSLASMMWREAVGSKH
- a CDS encoding sigma-70 family RNA polymerase sigma factor, with the translated sequence MSDETRIRAAWQADRPYLLAVAAGMLGRSVDAEDVVQEAFARLAEVGPARIDDLRGWLIVVTRRLCLDRLRAAETRRTTATATPPEAAPAAGADPLGADPADRLTLDDEVRRALTVLLDRLSPAERTSFVLHDVFGFPFDAVAELVGRTPGACRQLARRARLSLGAPEPARRAAPVPAESAALADRFIAACAGGDVGALVGLLDPAADGLAIVLGLGAPAETHGVPAVAERAIAFFGPAAGVTLAPFALEGHAGVLARRGDAVVAVIRLDERAGRIRHLHAIALPLFPA
- a CDS encoding carboxypeptidase regulatory-like domain-containing protein — translated: MRRTPRLRGPAGWLVAPLAVLTMLFTPAVAEAAPAPVHTDPPPATASAHGANGGPLGAGVDYRSAGCNSLTAAELNKAEPYARCFALGRATADGKLVVQPNTPPSTALTPSDLQDAYHLPDGGAGMTVAIVDAYGYASAESDLAVFREYYGLPACTAANGCFRKVDQRGGTDFPAEDNGWSIETALDLDAVSSVCPKCNLLLVEGDTANLGDLGEAVDTAVQLGAQVVSNSYGIAPEVPQETQYDAYYDHPGVAITASTGDTGNLAGWPATSGHVTAVGGTKLVKDTGNARGWAESAWTDGGSGCSPYEPRPDFQQGVETNCPNNRAVADIAADADPSTGIGVYNTHLNGWAQYGGTSLSAPLVAGMYALAGAATPNTYPASYPYRDAHAAQDLNDVTAGVDGSCGNLLCQAGTGWDGPTGLGTPNGVAALTQGEHGTISGTVTDGDGTALAGATVAAAAADGTVYHATSDDQGHYDLAVATGSYQATASKYGYGDQTRSDLTVAADATVTADFTLAKKPTDTVSGTVTDGSGHGWPLYAKITVDGYPNGAVYTNPYTGRYSVELPHGATYRMHVSSVELPDYVDQNRTVDLTGGTAAASPKDAGALTEGSGQDVALPVDTAQCTAVGYDWATTGSTTGFTGWTGGTPQDGWTVTDAAGTGQTWRFDNPGGWAPPAGDASFADIDSNWFGENGSQDSSLVSPAVDLSGAANPEIGFDTVYIGFPDQVGTVDLSTDDGATWSTVQTMSGGLGNRLDIPIPQAAGKSKVRVRFHFTGSWSRRWELDNVLIGTRTCAPTPGGLVAGVVRDGNTGDPLVGATVRSDADATRFGVTEATPDDPAVPDGYYWLFSSHTGDTAFTVTDARYSTRHASATPVADAVVHRNWKLGAGHLAVDKSSVSATETLGATATRQVTFHNDGTAPLHVRLAEEDGGFTPLGAPQQDSTPGAVTRTVRTATSLAAQPAGKAAKSATVDGHRVALRQGAAADGWQDVADYPTALMDDAVAYHDGKVYVVGGTTGSSSLASANVYDPATQSWSALADLPEALNGPVAAFVGGTLYVAGGWTGGTQASTHAYGYDPGSDTWSRVADMPSGAAMAGVAVLGGRLYVIGGCTTSSCAPSSTSVVSYDPSSDAWTAAPDYPTPIAYGSCGAASAELVCAGGIDASASTPSARTYSYSPGASGWTRRADLPGTVWGASAAAANGGVQIVGGVVDGKGVSNQALEYDPQQDRWVALPSANNAQYRGGGACGLYQVGGSAGSFGSTAFVQQLPGYGSCNGDADLPWLAEGTVSFEVAAGASVTVPVSLDSSAVAQPGDYLGLVDVATDTPYASSPVSVTMHVTPPKRWGKITGTVSDENGAPLAGATVQVCTMYDRGTGTCGPQSFTLATDGSGHYQLWLNKGFNPLEVIAAMAGRQPKMKVARVGAGATTTVDFVLPKI